A window from Mus caroli chromosome 2, CAROLI_EIJ_v1.1, whole genome shotgun sequence encodes these proteins:
- the Nelfb gene encoding negative elongation factor B translates to MFAGLQDLGVANGEDLKETLTNCTEPLKAIEQFQTENGVLLPSLQSALPFLDLHGTPRLEFHQSVFDELRDKLLERVSAIASEGKAEERYKKLEDLLEKSFSLVKMPSLQPVVMCVMKHLPKVPEKKLKLVMADKELYRACAVEVKRQIWQDNQALFGDEVSPLLKQYILEKESALFSTELSVLHNFFSPSPKTRRQGEVVQKLTQMVGKNVKLYDMVLQFLRTLFLRTRNVHYCTLRAELLMSLHDLDVSDICTVDPCHKFTWCLDACIRERFVDSKRARELQGFLDGVKKGQEQVLGDLSMILCDPFAINTLSLSTIRHLQELVSQETLPRDSPDLLLLLRLLALGQGAWDLIDSQVFKEPKMEAELITKFLPMLMSLVVDDFTFNVDQKLPAEEKAPVTYPSTLPESFTKFLQEQRMACEVGLYYVLHITKQRNKNALLRLLPGLVETFGDLAFSDIFLHLLTGSLVLLADEFALEDFCSSLFDGFFLTASPRKENVHRHVLRLLLHLHARVAPSKLEALQKALEPTGQGGELHAQHRS, encoded by the exons ATGTTCGCGGGGCTCCAGGACCTGGGCGTGGCCAATGGCGAGGACCTGAAAGAGACCCTGACCAACTGCACCGAGCCTCTCAAGGCCATTGAACAATTTCAG ACAGAGAATGGCGTGTTGCTGCCTTCCCTGCAGTCGGCCCTGCCCTTCTTGGATCTACACGGGACACCGCGGCTGGAGTTCCATCAGTCAGTGTTTGATGAACTACGTGACAAACTTCTGGAACGAGTGTCAGCAATTGCCTctgagggaaaggcagaggagag GTACAAGAAGCTGGAAGACCTTCTGGAAAAGAGCTTTTCTTTGGTCAAGATGCCATCCCTACAACCAGTGGTGATGTGTGTTATGAAACACTTGCCCAAG GTTCCTGAGAAGAAGCTGAAGCTGGTGATGGCTGACAAGGAGTTGTACCGGGCATGTGCTGTGGAAGTGAAGAGGCAGATTTGGCAAGACAACCAGGCTCTCTTTGGTGATGAAGTCTCACCACTGCTGAAGCAGTATATCCTAGAGAAAGAGAGTGCGCTCTTCAGCACAGAGCTCTCTGTGCTGCACAACTTCTTCAGCCCGTCCCCCAAGACCCGGCGCCAGGGAGAG GTGGTGCAGAAGCTGACGCAGATGGTAGGGAAGAATGTGAAGCTGTACGACATGGTGCTGCAGTTCCTGCGCACACTGTTCCTGCGGACCAGGAATGTGCACTACTGCACGTTACGAGCTGAGCTGCTCATGTCTTTGCATGACTTGGACGTCAGTGACATCTGCACTGTGGATCCCTGCCATAAG TTCACCTGGTGCCTGGATGCCTGCATCCGGGAGCGGTTTGTGGACAGCAAAAGAGCCCGGGAGCTGCAGGGATTTCTTGATGGTGTGAAGAAGGGCCAGGAACAAGTTTTGGG GGATTTGTCTATGATCCTGTGCGACCCCTTTGCCATCAACACACTGTCCCTGAGCACCATCAGGCACTTGCAGGAGCTGGTTAGCCAGGAGACACTGCCCAGG GATAGTCCCGACCTCCTCCTACTACTTAGGCTGCTGGCACTGGGCCAAGGTGCATGGGACTTAATAGATAGCCAGGTCTTCAAGGAGCCTAAGATG gaggcagagctcatCACCAAGTTCCTGCCGATGCTCATGTCCCTCGTGGTGGATGACTTCACTTTCAACGTAGATCAGAAGCTTCCAGCTGAGGAGAAAGCTCCAGTCACATACCCCAGCACACTTCCTGAAAGTTTCACCAA GTTTTTGCAGGAGCAGCGCATGGCTTGTGAGGTGGGACTATACTACGTCCTACACATCACCAAGCAGAGAAACAAGAATGCTCTCCTGCGCCTGCTGCCTGGACTTG TGGAGACGTTTGGTGACCTGGCCTTCAGTGACATCTTTCTCCACCTGCTCACTGGGAGCCTGGTACTGCTTGCTGATGAATTTGCCCTGGAGGATTTCTGCAGCAGCCTCTTTGATGGCTTCTTCCTCACTGCCTCTCCGAG GAAGGAGAATGTGCACCGTCATGTGCTGAGGCTTCTCCTCCACTTGCATGCAAGAGTGGCCCCTTCTAAGCTGGAGGCATTGCAGAAGGCTCTGGAGCCCACGGGCCAG GGAGGGGAACTGCATGCCCAGCACAGGTCCTGA
- the Tor4a gene encoding torsin-4A: MDRGHPSLEPQAKGPCVIAPVRAVLRLRRRVCVLRKRRLLQPGTEPDSGTGTLGPTGSLGTLRADLDQPKFFTFDSLTELTSRTPRKKRRRSRVVLYPETSRKCRPRTERQSRAQRCLLLLVAIVGFQVLNAIENLDDNAQRYDLDGLEKALQRSVFGQPAAVGRIMALLRDYLATHVHSHPLLLALHGPSGVGKSHVGRLLARHFRAVLGDGALVLQYHARYHCPEPRPVQDCRKELAQRVADVVAQAEAQEKTPLLVLDEAELLPPALLDELHDLLQPQRSHHFHNAIYVLLSGAGGIEITHFVLQNASRMLPPLRHSAGSTQTEESPAEELHTSLRELLAREHPLWHTAAIVPFLLLDKPDVINCFREEMAGEGFFPEQALAEHLAEQLSYYHVAGHEFAITGCKQVVAKVNLLQHKAAHAGHWPMDPGN, encoded by the coding sequence ATGGACCGCGGCCATCCTAGCCTAGAGCCCCAGGCCAAGGGACCATGTGTGATAGCGCCAGTGCGCGCCGTGCTCCGTCTGCGCCGCCGAGTCTGCGTCCTGCGCAAGAGACGCCTCTTGCAGCCAGGCACTGAGCCGGACTCTGGGACTGGGACACTTGGGCCCACCGGCAGCTTGGGCACTCTACGTGCCGACCTAGACCAACCTAAATTCTTCACCTTCGACAGCCTGACAGAGCTGACTTCTAGGACACCCCGCAAGAAACGCAGGCGTAGTCGGGTAGTGCTCTACCCGGAAACCTCACGGAAGTGCCGACCCCGCACAGAGCGGCAGAGTCGTGCACAACGTTGCCTGCTGCTTCTTGTAGCCATTGTGGGGTTCCAGGTTCTCAACGCCATTGAGAATCTGGACGATAATGCACAACGTTACGACCTCGACGGGCTGGAGAAGGCGCTGCAGCGTTCTGTGTTTGGACAGCCAGCTGCTGTGGGCCGCATCATGGCCCTGCTGCGAGACTACCTggctacacatgtgcacagtcaTCCCTTGCTCCTGGCACTGCACGGGCCCAGTGGTGTAGGCAAGAGTCACGTGGGGCGTCTGCTGGCGCGCCACTTTCGCGCAGTGCTGGGGGATGGTGCTTTGGTTCTGCAGTACCATGCACGATATCACTGTCCAGAGCCACGCCCGGTTCAGGACTGCCGAAAGGAGCTGGCACAGCGTGTggcagatgtggtggcacaggctgAGGCCCAGGAGAAGACCCCTCTCTTGGTCCTGGATGAGGCTGAACTCTTGCCACCTGCGCTGCTGGATGAGCTCCACGACCTCTTGCAGCCTCAGCGCTCGCACCATTTCCACAATGCTATCTATGTACTCCTAAGTGGCGCTGGTGGTATAGAGATCACGCACTTTGTGCTGCAAAACGCGTCACGGATGTTGCCCCCACTCCGCCATAGTGCAGGCAGTACTCAGACTGAGGAATCTCCAGCCGAGGAGTTACACACCAGTCTTCGAGAGCTCCTGGCCCGAGAACACCCTCTGTGGCACACTGCAGCCATCGTGCCCTTCCTGCTACTGGACAAGCCGGATGTGATCAACTGCTTCAGAGAGGAAATGGCAGGGGAGGGCTTTTTTCCTgagcaggcactggcagaacatCTGGCAGAGCAGCTCAGCTACTACCATGTTGCTGGACATGAATTTGCCATCACCGGCTGCAAGCAGGTAGTAGCTAAGGTTAACCTCTTACAACACAAGGCTGCACATGCTGGACACTGGCCAATGGACCCAGGCAATTGA
- the Stpg3 gene encoding protein STPG3, which translates to MNFDQKAVKFLANFYINGGKHWTRGPLSQKPLHPTQPSAAVLWWDQELETAWDEMWPPKMKRSSSGFRLRIGAPNESTPISTGTLRELWLERRPPILMDLDVPGPAQYEVPNMSLREASPHPQYTIGRKYPGREGGGRRAWQTMWLQSESPFMQKTDFNRETKWPSPAEYTPLSQPAFPAFSFGGHRRSVVKMPESRFRPGMLRARGPCSYTPLLPTSKPSGEKRPSPNTYNILPGYRLQSTRSPAFSMSRSPAFASWVSSSAGTPGPAAYYVEDCYNSRFPSSPGVVIQGVRRPKRHDTGPFCTL; encoded by the exons ATGAACTTTGATCAGAAGGCTGTGAAATTCCTGGCAAATTTTTACATCAATGGAGGCAAACACTGGACTCGGGGCCCCCTGAGTCAGAAACCTCTTCATCCCACCCA GCCCAGTGCTGCTGTGTTATGGTGGGACCAGGAGCTGGAGACTGCCTGGGATGAGATGTGGCCCCCAAAGATGAAGAGATCCTCAAGTGGCTTCAGGTTAAGAATAGGCGCCCCCAATGAGTCCACACCTATCAGCACAGGGACTCTGAGAGAGctgt GGCTAGAGAGACGTCCTCCAATCCTGATGGACCTGGATGTCCCTGGCCCAGCCCAGTATGAGGTGCCCAATATGTCTCTGCGAGAGGCCTCTCCACACCCCCAATACACCATCGGTCGCAAGTACCCGGGTCGAG AGGGTGGTGGCCGCAGGGCATGGCAGACCATGTGGCTCCAAAGTGAAAGCCCCTTCATGCAGAAGACCGACTTCAACCGAGAGACAAAG TGGCCATCACCCGCCGAGTACACGCCGCTGAGCCAGCCTGCCTTCCCGGCCTTCAGCTTTGGAGGCCACCGTCGCTCTGTTGTCAAAATGCCGGAGAGTCGCTTCCGCCCAGGGATGCTCCGAGCCCGAGGTCCTTGTAGCTATACCCCACTCTTGCCTACCTCAAAGCCCTCTGGCGAGAAGCGACCCAGCCCCAACACCTATAACATCCTTCCTGGGTACCGTCTGCAGAGCACACGCTCACCTGCCTTCTCCATGAGCCGTTCTCCTGCGTTTGCATCCTGGGTCAGCTCCT CCGCCGGAACCCCAGGTCCAGCTGCCTACTACGTGGAAGACTGCTACAACTCACGCTTCCCATCTTCGCCTGGAGTAGTTATTCAAGGAGTGCGCAGACCCAAGCGCCACGACACAGGCCCTTTCTGCACACTATAG